One part of the Gossypium raimondii isolate GPD5lz chromosome 1, ASM2569854v1, whole genome shotgun sequence genome encodes these proteins:
- the LOC105776873 gene encoding protein trichome birefringence-like 42: MAALLGFLGYYHCLAAVLLSLAIVLVHGDIHSSFNMGYEVKRNEVKSCDFFQGSWVFDDSFNPLYDSSSCPFIGGGFDCQKNGRPDRNYLKYRWQPNDCALPRFNGIDFLEKYTNKKILFVGDSLSNNMWRSLICMLHSAIPNPNYTFASRGLLSTFSLPDYGVSVNWLKNGFLVDMAYEKIGKVLKLDSISTGQLWLGADVLIFNSYHWWTHSGRFQSWDYFQYGNKTVKEMDHMEAYKIAMTTWANWVDTNIDPSKTRVLFQGVAAVHFNAKEWGEPSDKGCIKQTEPLKGSTYPGPPVPGEAILKTVLSKMTKPAYLLDITLLTQLRKDGHPSIYARAGPKLIDCSHWCLAGVPDTWNQLLYAALVQS; this comes from the exons ATGGCTGCTTTGCTTGGTTTTCTAGGTTACTACCATTGCCTTGCTGCtgttttactttctttagctATAGTTTTAGTTCATGGAGATATTCACAGCAGCTTTAACATGGGGTATGAAGTGAAGAGAAATGAAGTGAAAAGCTGTGATTTTTTTCAAGGAAGTTGGGTTTTTGACGATTCTTTTAACCCTCTTTATGATTCTTCGAGTTGTCCCTTCATCGGCGGTGGCTTCGATTGCCAGAAAAATGGCAGACCTGATCGGAATTACCTCAAGTATAGATGGCAGCCTAATGACTGTGCACTCCCCAG GTTCAATGGAATTGATTTCCTGGAGAAATATACGAACAAGAAGATACTTTTTGTGGGGGATTCATTAAGTAACAATATGTGGAGATCACTCATTTGCATGCTACATTCTGCAATCCCAAACCCAAACTACACATTTGCTTCAAGAGGCCTGCTCTCTACATTTTCATTGCCG GACTATGGGGTATCAGTTAACTGGCTGAAAAATGGGTTCCTGGTGGATATGGCTTATGAAAAAATTGGTAAAGTTTTGAAGCTTGATTCAATCAGTACTGGGCAGTTGTGGCTTGGAGCTGATGTCTTGATCTTCAATAGCTACCATTGGTGGACTCACTCCGGACGCTTTCAATC ATGGGACTACTTCCAGTATGGAAACAAGACAGTGAAGGAGATGGATCACATGGAAGCATACAAGATTGCAATGACAACATGGGCAAATTGGGTTGATACCAACATTGATCCTTCAAAGACTAGAGTCCTCTTCCAAGGAGTTGCTGCTGTTCATTTCAA TGCCAAGGAATGGGGTGAACCAAGCGATAAAGGTTGCATTAAACAAACAGAACCATTGAAAGGGTCAACATATCCAGGGCCCCCTGTGCCTGGGGAAGCTATTCTAAAGACTGTTTTGAGTAAAATGACTAAGCCTGCCTATCTACTTGACATTACTTTGCTGACACAGTTAAGAAAAGACGGTCATCCTTCTATCTACGCCAGAGCCGGCCCCAAGCTCATCGATTGCAGCCATTGGTGTCTTGCTGGTGTGCCTGATACTTGGAATCAACTATTATATGCAGCTTTGGTTCAGAGCTAA
- the LOC105776849 gene encoding protein trichome birefringence-like 41: MGYRHGYQMSFCSIAFALIFLVSWLNQVELSEVDGGCDFFEGSWIEDDTYPLYNTSNCPFISKGFDCQANGRPDQFYLHYKWKPTACSLPRFNGEDFLRKMKGKKILFVGDSISLNMWQSLLCMVHASVPLSKYSLMSKGNHSTFALPEYEISLEYSRNVYLVDLVKEKIGTVLKLDSIENGDYSWKGYDVLIFNTWHWWLHTTKGQNQPWDFIEWSRKILKDMDRLEAFKVGLTTWSKWVDSNVDPRTTQVYFQGISPTHYDGRQWNGSISATCKGETTPLNGTTYPGGLPPAVDVVKQVLKNMSKGVTLLDITTLSLLRKDGHPSVYFGKEGNDCSHWCLAGVPDSWNEILYALLTNAQGGTLV; this comes from the exons ATGGGGTACCGCCATGGATATCAAATGAGCTTTTGCAGTATTGCTTTTGCATTGATTTTTCTGGTTTCATGGCTCAACCAAGTTGAGTTATCTGAAGTGGATGGCGGCTGTGATTTTTTCGAAGGGAGTTGGATAGAAGATGATACTTACCCTCTTTACAACACTTCCAATTGTCCCTTTATTTCTAAAGGATTTGATTGTCAAGCTAATGGACGACCTGATCAATTCTACCTCCATTATAAATGGAAGCCTACTGCTTGTTCATTgccaag ATTTAATGGTGAGGATTTCTTGAGGAagatgaaagggaaaaaaattttgtttgttgGGGACTCAATAAGCTTGAATATGTGGCAATCACTGTTATGCATGGTTCATGCATCTGTGCCCCTATCCAAATACAGTTTAATGAGCAAAGGCAACCATTCTACTTTTGCTTTACCG gAGTATGAAATATCGTTGGAGTATTCCCGCAATGTGTATCTTGTTGATCTCGTGAAAGAAAAGATAGGCACTGTATTAAAGTTGGATTCAATTGAAAATGGGGATTATTCATGGAAAGGATACGATGTCCTCATTTTCAATACATGGCATTGGTGGCTTCATACAACCAAAGGACAAAATCAACC ATGGGATTTCATTGAATGGAGCAGAAAGATATTGAAGGATATGGATAGATTGGAAGCCTTCAAAGTGGGACTAACTACTTGGTCCAAATGGGTTGATTCCAATGTTGACCCTCGCACGACacaagtctattttcaaggCATCTCTCCAACCCATTACGA TGGCAGGCAATGGAATGGTTCAATTTCAGCAACCTGTAAAGGCGAGACAACCCCGTTAAATGGAACAACGTATCCAGGAGGATTGCCACCAGCAGTGGACGTAGTGAAGCAAGTGTTGAAAAACATGTCGAAGGGTGTTACTTTGCTGGATATAACAACGCTTTCGTTGCTGAGGAAAGATGGGCATCCTTCTGTTTATTTCGGAAAAGAGGGAAACGATTGTAGCCACTGGTGTCTTGCTGGAGTCCCTGATTCTTGGAATGAAATCCTCTACGCATTACTTACAAATGCCCAGGGAGGGACGTTGGTGTAA